Proteins found in one Lycium ferocissimum isolate CSIRO_LF1 chromosome 6, AGI_CSIRO_Lferr_CH_V1, whole genome shotgun sequence genomic segment:
- the LOC132059893 gene encoding putative late blight resistance protein homolog R1B-16, protein MAETVVSFLLENLLQLLSENVELIKGVGNEFKNLLEEVERLRAFLDDAAQYHSDSNLWDQLGKDIQKTVHKAEDVIDKFLVQSKLHREKNKLERIFDVGHLNTVRELAKEIKGIHEKVKKLREDNKDAFQPRPVLELPSRGVPEQGPSLEDAEVVGFDEEANKVMSRLVEGSEDLDTIPVVGMPGLGKTTLARKIYNDSKLSYEFFTIIWVYVGQEYKRKDIFFKILKFFTRRIEDYQDEDMDALAKVIGGFIKKGGRCLICLDDVWKPEVIDDVKKVFPENNKGHRIMMTTRHRNVATYANPDPHDLKFLTVTESFELLVKRVFGKGSCRDELVGLGEKIAKKCDGVPLVVVVIAGALKGRLDKKHWERVEKNVVHHLYNDNEDSCLKFVEMSYHHLPREVQTCFLYCGVFPRGFDIPSWKLIRLWIAEGLIKPQETYTLEEIAEYYLNDLINRNLVILMQKRSDGQIKTCRLHDMLHQFCKKEACNKLLFQEVCLTPDQSIPSMPDPKKCRRLCIQPSNLKDLLSENPSIEHVRSLYCFSSKEKQLGLSPNDVKLIHQAFPLIRVLDVESFKFIFSKTFHKLFHLRYIAISGDFMAIPLTFGKFWNLQTLIINTSTSAPTLDVEADIWNMLQLRHLHTNIPAKLPPPATTTGKASCLQTLSLVAPESCEKDVLAKACNLRKLSIRGQMAAFLGAYKDTGVYNLEELKCLEHLKLLNDVLYMNKTPHLPPTFSKLVHTVKKLTLTNTRFAWSEAEKLGKLESLEVLKIKENAFAGASWKPKTGFSALQVLWIERSELESWEASARNFSILRHLVLISCDKLEAVPFELADIPNLQEMRLENTSKAVNSAKYIRESKTSKCKNFKLSIFPPENESKAAQ, encoded by the exons ATGGCAGAAACAGTGGTGAGCTTTCTGTTGGAGAACTTATTGCAGCTATTAAGTGAAAATGTTGAGCTGATTAAAGGTGTAGGTAACGAATTCAAAAATTTGCTGGAAGAAGTTGAACGCCTAAGAGCCTTCTTAGACGATGCTGCGCAATACCACAGTGACAGCAATCTGTGGGATCAGCTGGGAAAGGATATCCAAAAAACG GTACACAAAGCTGAGGATGTCATTGATAAATTCCTGGTTCAATCAAAGCTGCACCGAGAAAAGAATAAACTGGAAAGAATCTTCGATGTGGGGCATCTAAATACAGTCAGGGAGCTTGCAAAGGAGATCAAAGGCATCCATGAGAAGGTGAAGAAACTTCGCGAAGACAATAAAGATGCTTTCCAGCCCAGACCAGTTCTTGAGCTGCCTAGTAGAGGTGTCCCAGAGCAG GGTCCTTCTTTGGAGGATGCTGAAGTAGTGGGGTTTGATGAGGAAGCGAACAAAGTGATGAGCAGACTTGTTGAAGGATCAGAGGATCTAGATACTATCCCAGTGGTGGGTATGCCCGGGCTTGGCAAAACCACACTAGCGAGAAAAATCTACAATGATTCTAAGCTTTCATATGAATTTTTCACCATCATTTGGGTTTATGTCGGTCAGGAATACAAAAGaaaggatattttttttaagattctCAAATTCTTCACAAGACGCATTGAAGATTATCAAGATGAGGATATGGACGCATTAGCTAAGGTGATAGGTGGTTTTATCAAAAAAGGAGGTAGATGTCTCATTTGTTTGGATGATGTTTGGAAACCAGAGGTTATTGATGATGTAAAGAAAGTTTTCCCAGAAAACAACAAGGGGCATCGAATCATGATGACAACACGTCACAGAAATGTGGCTACTTATGCCAATCCAGATCCTCATGATCTGAAATTTTTGACTGTAACAGAGAGTTTTGAGTTGTTGGTAAAGAGAGTTTTTGGCAAGGGAAGTTGTCGTGATGAGTTAGTAGGACTAGgagaaaaaattgcaaaaaaatgTGATGGAGTACCACTTGTAGTAGTGGTAATTGCAGGAGCATTAAAAGGTCGTCTGGATAAAAAACATTGGGAAAGAGTTGAGAAGAATGTGGTGCACCATCTTTATAACGATAACGAAGATAGCTGCTTGAAATTTGTGGAGATGAGTTATCATCATTTGCCCCGAGAAGTGCAGACGTGCTTCTTGTATTGTGGTGTCTTTCCTCGAGGCTTTGATATCCCTTCTTGGAAATTGATTCGCTTGTGGATAGCGGAGGGGTTGATAAAGCCCCAGGAAACGTACACTCTAGAGGAGATAGCAGAGTATTATTTGAACGATCTTATCAATAGAAATTTAGTAATATTAATGCAGAAGAGGTCTGACGGTCAAATAAAAACTTGTCGTCTTCACGACATGTTGCATCAGTTCTGCAAAAAGGAGGCTTGTAACAAATTGCTTTTTCAAGAAGTGTGTCTAACACCTGATCAATCTATTCCTTCTATGCCAGACCCAAAAAAGTGTCGTCGATTGTGCATTCAACCCTCTAACCTGAAAGACCTTCTCTCTGAAAATCCTTCTATAGAACATGTTAGATCTTTATATTGTTTTTcctcaaaagaaaaacaacttGGGTTGTCTCCTAATGACGTTAAACTCATCCACCAAGCATTTCCATTGATCAGGGTCTTGGATGTTGAATCCTTCAAATTTATCTTTTCTAAGACTTTCCACAAGTTATTTCATTTGAGATATATTGCTATCTCAGGTGACTTCATGGCCATTCCTCTAACCTTTGGTAAATTCTGGAATTTACAAACTCTAATAATTAATACAAGTACCTCAGCGCCCACCCTTGACGTAGAAGCAGACATATGGAACATGTTACAACTGAGACACCTGCACACCAACATACCTGCAAAATTACCACCCCCTGCTACCACGACAGGTAAAGCTTCTTGTCTACAAACTCTTTCTTTGGTTGCACCAGAAAGTTGTGAGAAAGATGTGCTCGCAAAAGCTTGTAATCTTAGAAAATTGAGCATTCGAGGGCAAATGGCTGCTTTTCTTGGTGCTTACAAGGATACTGGAGTCTACAATCTTGAAGAGCTAAAGTGTTTGGAACATTTGAAATTGTTGAATGATGTTCTTTACATGAATAAAACGCCTCACCTCCCTCCAACATTCTCCAAACTTGTACATACAGTGAAGAAGTTAACTTTGACAAACACAAGGTTTGCTTGGAGTGAGGCGGAGAAACTGGGTAAGTTGGAATCCCTTGAGGTCCTAAAGATCAAAGAAAACGCATTTGCCGGTGCTTCCTGGAAGCCAAAGACTGGATTTAGCGCACTCCAGGTCTTGTGGATTGAAAGGTCAGAATTAGAATCCTGGGAGGCTTCAGCTCGTAACTTCTCCATCCTTAGGCACCTTGTTCTTATCTCTTGTGATAAGCTCGAAGCTGTGCCATTTGAGCTGGCTGATATACCTAACCTTCAAGAGATGAGGCTGGAGAACACAAGCAAAGCGGTAAATTCCGCAAAATATATACGCGAAAGCAAGACATCTAAATGCAAGAATTTCAAGCTAAGCATATTCCCTCCTGAAAATGAGTCCAAGGCCGCACAATGA